One region of Gorilla gorilla gorilla isolate KB3781 chromosome 15, NHGRI_mGorGor1-v2.1_pri, whole genome shotgun sequence genomic DNA includes:
- the CDH24 gene encoding cadherin-24 isoform X2 produces MWGLVRLLLAWLGGWGCMGRLAAPARAWAGSRGHPGPALLRTRRSWVWNQFFVIEEYAGPEPVLIGKLHSDVDRGEGRTKYLLTGEGAGTVFVIDEATGNIHVTKSLDREEKAQYVLLAQAVDRASNRPLEPPSEFIIKVQDINDNPPIFPLGPYHATVPEMSNVGTSVIQVTAHDADDPSYGNSAKLVYTVLDGLPFFSVDPQTGVVRTAIPNMDRETQEEFLVVIQAKDMGGHMGGLSGSTTVTVTLSDVNDNPPKFPQSLYQFSVVETAGPGTLVGRLRAQDPDLGDNALMAYSILDGEGSEAFSISTDSQGRDGLLTVRKPLDFESRRSYSFRVEATNTLIDPAYLRRGPFKDVASVRVAVQDAPEPPAFTQAAYHLTVPENKAPGTLVGQISAADLDSPASPIRYSILPHSDPERCFSIQPEEGTIHTAAPLDREARVWHNLTVLATELDSSAQASRVQVAIQTLDENDNAPQLAEPYDTFVCDSAAPGQLIQVIRALDRDEVGNSSHVSFRGPLGPDANFTVRDNRDGSASLLLPSRPAPPRHAPYLVPIELWDWGQPALSSTATVTVSVCRCQPDGSVASCWPEAHLSAAGLSTGALLAIITCVGALLALVVLFVALRRQKQEALMVLEEEDVRENIITYDDEGGGEEDTEAFDITALQNPDGAAPPAPGPPARRDVLPRARVSRQPRPPGPADVAQLLALRLREADEDPGVPPYDSVQVYGYEGRGSSCGSLSSLGSGSEAGGAPGPAEPLDDWGPLFRTLAELYGVKEPPAP; encoded by the exons ATGTGGGGCCTGGTGAGGCTCCTGctggcctggctgggtggctggggctGCATGGGGCGTCTGGCAGCCCCAGCCCGGGCCTGGGCAGGGTCCCGGGGACACCCGGGGCCTGCTCTGCTGCGTACTCGAAGGAGCTGGGTCTGGAACCAGTTCTTTGTCATTGAGGAATATGCTGGTCCAGAGCCCGTCCTCATTGGCAAG CTGCACTCGGATGTTGACCGGGGAGAGGGCCGCACCAAGTACCTGTTGACCGGGGAGGGGGCAGGCACCGTATTTGTGATTGATGAGGCCACAGGCAATATTCATGTTACCAAGAGCCTTGACCGGGAGGAAAAGGCACAATATGTGCTACTGGCCCAAGCCGTGGACCGAGCCTCCAACCGGCCCCTGGAGCCCCCATCAGAGTTCATCATCAAAGTGCAAGACATCAACGACAATCCACCCATTTTTCCCCTTGGGCCCTACCATGCCACCGTGCCCGAGATGTCCAACGTCG GGACATCAGTGATCCAGGTGACTGCTCACGATGCTGATGACCCCAGCTATGGGAACAGTGCCAAGCTGGTGTACACTGTTCTGGATGGACTGCCTTTCTTCTCTGTGGACCCCCAGACTG GAGTGGTGCGTACAGCCATCCCCAACATGGACCGGGAGACACAGGAGGAGTTCTTGGTGGTGATCCAGGCCAAGGACATGGGCGGCCACATGGGGGGGCTGTCAGGCAGCACTACGGTGACTGTCACGCTCAGCGATGTCAATGACAACCCCCCCAAGTTCCCACAGA GCCTATACCAGTTCTCCGTGGTGGAGACAGCTGGACCTGGCACGCTGGTGGGCCGGCTCCGGGCCCAGGACCCAGACCTGGGGGACAACGCCCTGATGGCATACAGCATCCTGGATGGGGAGGGGTCTGAGGCCTTCAGCATCAGCACAGACTCCCAGGGTCGAGACGGGCTCCTCACTGTCCGCAAG CCCCTAGACTTCGAGAGCCGGCGCTCCTACTCCTTCCGTGTCGAGGCCACCAACACGCTCATTGACCCAGCCTATCTGCGGCGAGGGCCCTTCAAGGATGTGGCCTCTGTGCGTGTGGCAGTGCAAGATGCCCCAGAGCCACCTGCCTTCACCCAGGCTGCCTACCACCTGACAGTGCCTGAGAACAAGGCCCCGGGGACCCTGGTAGGCCAGATCTCAGCGGCTGACCTGGACTCCCCTGCCAGCCCAATCAG ATACTCCATCCTCCCCCACTCAGATCCGGAGCGTTGCTTCTCTATCCAGCCCGAAGAAGGCACCATCCATACAGCAGCACCCCTGGATCGTGAGGCTCGCGTCTGGCACAACCTCACTGTGCTGGCTACAGAGCTCG ACAGTTCTGCACAGGCCTCGCGTGTGCAAGTGGCCATCCAGACCCTGGATGAGAATGACAATGCTCCCCAGCTGGCTGAGCCCTACGATACTTTTGTGTGTGACTCTGCAGCTCCTGGCCAG cTGATTCAGGTCATCCGGGCCCTGGACAGAGATGAAGTTGGCAACAGTAGCCATGTCTCCTTTCGAGGTCCTCTGGGCCCTGATGCCAACTTTACTGTCCGGGACAACCGAG ATGGCTCCGCCAGCCTGCTGCTGCCCTCCCGCCCTGCTCCACCCCGCCATGCCCCCTACTTGGTTCCCATAGAACTGTGGGACTGGGGGCAGCCGGCACTGAGCAGCACTGCCACAGTGACTGTTAGTGTGTGCCGCTGCCAGCCTGACGGCTCTGTGGCATCCTGCTGGCCTGAGGCTCACCTCTCAGCTGCTGGGCTCAGCACCGGCGCCCTGCTTGCCATCATCACCTGTGTGGGTGCCCTGCTTG CCCTGGTGGTGCTCTTCGTGGCCCTGCGGCGGCAGAAGCAAGAAGCACTGATGGTACTGGAGGAGGAGGACGTCCGAGAGAACATCATCACCTACGATGACGAGGGCGGCGGCGAGGAGGACACCGAGGCCTTCGACATCACGGCCTTGCAGAACCCGGACGGGGCGGCCCCCCCGGCGCCCGGCCCTCCCGCGCGCCGAGACGTGCTGCCCCGGGCCCGGGTGTCGCGACAGCCCAGACCCCCCGGCCCCGCCGACGTGGCGCAGCTCCTGGCGCTGCGGCTCCGCGAGGCGGACGAGGACCCCGGCGTGCCCCCGTACGACTCGGTGCAGGTGTACGGCTACGAGGGCCGGGGCTCCTCTTGCGGCTCCCTCAGCTCCCTGGGCTCCGGCAGCGAAGCCGGCGGCGCCCCCGG
- the CDH24 gene encoding cadherin-24 isoform X3, with product MWGLVRLLLAWLGGWGCMGRLAAPARAWAGSRGHPGPALLRTRRSWVWNQFFVIEEYAGPEPVLIGKLHSDVDRGEGRTKYLLTGEGAGTVFVIDEATGNIHVTKSLDREEKAQYVLLAQAVDRASNRPLEPPSEFIIKVQDINDNPPIFPLGPYHATVPEMSNVGTSVIQVTAHDADDPSYGNSAKLVYTVLDGLPFFSVDPQTGVVRTAIPNMDRETQEEFLVVIQAKDMGGHMGGLSGSTTVTVTLSDVNDNPPKFPQSLYQFSVVETAGPGTLVGRLRAQDPDLGDNALMAYSILDGEGSEAFSISTDSQGRDGLLTVRKPLDFESRRSYSFRVEATNTLIDPAYLRRGPFKDVASVRVAVQDAPEPPAFTQAAYHLTVPENKAPGTLVGQISAADLDSPASPIRYSILPHSDPERCFSIQPEEGTIHTAAPLDREARVWHNLTVLATELDSSAQASRVQVAIQTLDENDNAPQLAEPYDTFVCDSAAPGQLIQVIRALDRDEVGNSSHVSFRGPLGPDANFTVRDNRDGSASLLLPSRPAPPRHAPYLVPIELWDWGQPALSSTATVTVSVCRCQPDGSVASCWPEAHLSAAGLSTGALLAIITCVGALLALVVLFVALRRQKQEALMVLEEEDVRENIITYDDEGGGEEDTEAFDITALQNPDGAAPPAPGPPARRDVLPRARVSRQPRPPGPADVAQLLALRLREADEDPGVPPPACMVPSITHGLSLILAPLASS from the exons ATGTGGGGCCTGGTGAGGCTCCTGctggcctggctgggtggctggggctGCATGGGGCGTCTGGCAGCCCCAGCCCGGGCCTGGGCAGGGTCCCGGGGACACCCGGGGCCTGCTCTGCTGCGTACTCGAAGGAGCTGGGTCTGGAACCAGTTCTTTGTCATTGAGGAATATGCTGGTCCAGAGCCCGTCCTCATTGGCAAG CTGCACTCGGATGTTGACCGGGGAGAGGGCCGCACCAAGTACCTGTTGACCGGGGAGGGGGCAGGCACCGTATTTGTGATTGATGAGGCCACAGGCAATATTCATGTTACCAAGAGCCTTGACCGGGAGGAAAAGGCACAATATGTGCTACTGGCCCAAGCCGTGGACCGAGCCTCCAACCGGCCCCTGGAGCCCCCATCAGAGTTCATCATCAAAGTGCAAGACATCAACGACAATCCACCCATTTTTCCCCTTGGGCCCTACCATGCCACCGTGCCCGAGATGTCCAACGTCG GGACATCAGTGATCCAGGTGACTGCTCACGATGCTGATGACCCCAGCTATGGGAACAGTGCCAAGCTGGTGTACACTGTTCTGGATGGACTGCCTTTCTTCTCTGTGGACCCCCAGACTG GAGTGGTGCGTACAGCCATCCCCAACATGGACCGGGAGACACAGGAGGAGTTCTTGGTGGTGATCCAGGCCAAGGACATGGGCGGCCACATGGGGGGGCTGTCAGGCAGCACTACGGTGACTGTCACGCTCAGCGATGTCAATGACAACCCCCCCAAGTTCCCACAGA GCCTATACCAGTTCTCCGTGGTGGAGACAGCTGGACCTGGCACGCTGGTGGGCCGGCTCCGGGCCCAGGACCCAGACCTGGGGGACAACGCCCTGATGGCATACAGCATCCTGGATGGGGAGGGGTCTGAGGCCTTCAGCATCAGCACAGACTCCCAGGGTCGAGACGGGCTCCTCACTGTCCGCAAG CCCCTAGACTTCGAGAGCCGGCGCTCCTACTCCTTCCGTGTCGAGGCCACCAACACGCTCATTGACCCAGCCTATCTGCGGCGAGGGCCCTTCAAGGATGTGGCCTCTGTGCGTGTGGCAGTGCAAGATGCCCCAGAGCCACCTGCCTTCACCCAGGCTGCCTACCACCTGACAGTGCCTGAGAACAAGGCCCCGGGGACCCTGGTAGGCCAGATCTCAGCGGCTGACCTGGACTCCCCTGCCAGCCCAATCAG ATACTCCATCCTCCCCCACTCAGATCCGGAGCGTTGCTTCTCTATCCAGCCCGAAGAAGGCACCATCCATACAGCAGCACCCCTGGATCGTGAGGCTCGCGTCTGGCACAACCTCACTGTGCTGGCTACAGAGCTCG ACAGTTCTGCACAGGCCTCGCGTGTGCAAGTGGCCATCCAGACCCTGGATGAGAATGACAATGCTCCCCAGCTGGCTGAGCCCTACGATACTTTTGTGTGTGACTCTGCAGCTCCTGGCCAG cTGATTCAGGTCATCCGGGCCCTGGACAGAGATGAAGTTGGCAACAGTAGCCATGTCTCCTTTCGAGGTCCTCTGGGCCCTGATGCCAACTTTACTGTCCGGGACAACCGAG ATGGCTCCGCCAGCCTGCTGCTGCCCTCCCGCCCTGCTCCACCCCGCCATGCCCCCTACTTGGTTCCCATAGAACTGTGGGACTGGGGGCAGCCGGCACTGAGCAGCACTGCCACAGTGACTGTTAGTGTGTGCCGCTGCCAGCCTGACGGCTCTGTGGCATCCTGCTGGCCTGAGGCTCACCTCTCAGCTGCTGGGCTCAGCACCGGCGCCCTGCTTGCCATCATCACCTGTGTGGGTGCCCTGCTTG CCCTGGTGGTGCTCTTCGTGGCCCTGCGGCGGCAGAAGCAAGAAGCACTGATGGTACTGGAGGAGGAGGACGTCCGAGAGAACATCATCACCTACGATGACGAGGGCGGCGGCGAGGAGGACACCGAGGCCTTCGACATCACGGCCTTGCAGAACCCGGACGGGGCGGCCCCCCCGGCGCCCGGCCCTCCCGCGCGCCGAGACGTGCTGCCCCGGGCCCGGGTGTCGCGACAGCCCAGACCCCCCGGCCCCGCCGACGTGGCGCAGCTCCTGGCGCTGCGGCTCCGCGAGGCGGACGAGGACCCCGGCGTGCCCCC
- the CDH24 gene encoding cadherin-24 isoform X1 — protein MWGLVRLLLAWLGGWGCMGRLAAPARAWAGSRGHPGPALLRTRRSWVWNQFFVIEEYAGPEPVLIGKLHSDVDRGEGRTKYLLTGEGAGTVFVIDEATGNIHVTKSLDREEKAQYVLLAQAVDRASNRPLEPPSEFIIKVQDINDNPPIFPLGPYHATVPEMSNVGTSVIQVTAHDADDPSYGNSAKLVYTVLDGLPFFSVDPQTGVVRTAIPNMDRETQEEFLVVIQAKDMGGHMGGLSGSTTVTVTLSDVNDNPPKFPQSLYQFSVVETAGPGTLVGRLRAQDPDLGDNALMAYSILDGEGSEAFSISTDSQGRDGLLTVRKPLDFESRRSYSFRVEATNTLIDPAYLRRGPFKDVASVRVAVQDAPEPPAFTQAAYHLTVPENKAPGTLVGQISAADLDSPASPIRYSILPHSDPERCFSIQPEEGTIHTAAPLDREARVWHNLTVLATELGWSWGPERGWVPPLVAEWSAPAAPPQRSPVGSPVGIPQDSSAQASRVQVAIQTLDENDNAPQLAEPYDTFVCDSAAPGQLIQVIRALDRDEVGNSSHVSFRGPLGPDANFTVRDNRDGSASLLLPSRPAPPRHAPYLVPIELWDWGQPALSSTATVTVSVCRCQPDGSVASCWPEAHLSAAGLSTGALLAIITCVGALLALVVLFVALRRQKQEALMVLEEEDVRENIITYDDEGGGEEDTEAFDITALQNPDGAAPPAPGPPARRDVLPRARVSRQPRPPGPADVAQLLALRLREADEDPGVPPYDSVQVYGYEGRGSSCGSLSSLGSGSEAGGAPGPAEPLDDWGPLFRTLAELYGVKEPPAP, from the exons ATGTGGGGCCTGGTGAGGCTCCTGctggcctggctgggtggctggggctGCATGGGGCGTCTGGCAGCCCCAGCCCGGGCCTGGGCAGGGTCCCGGGGACACCCGGGGCCTGCTCTGCTGCGTACTCGAAGGAGCTGGGTCTGGAACCAGTTCTTTGTCATTGAGGAATATGCTGGTCCAGAGCCCGTCCTCATTGGCAAG CTGCACTCGGATGTTGACCGGGGAGAGGGCCGCACCAAGTACCTGTTGACCGGGGAGGGGGCAGGCACCGTATTTGTGATTGATGAGGCCACAGGCAATATTCATGTTACCAAGAGCCTTGACCGGGAGGAAAAGGCACAATATGTGCTACTGGCCCAAGCCGTGGACCGAGCCTCCAACCGGCCCCTGGAGCCCCCATCAGAGTTCATCATCAAAGTGCAAGACATCAACGACAATCCACCCATTTTTCCCCTTGGGCCCTACCATGCCACCGTGCCCGAGATGTCCAACGTCG GGACATCAGTGATCCAGGTGACTGCTCACGATGCTGATGACCCCAGCTATGGGAACAGTGCCAAGCTGGTGTACACTGTTCTGGATGGACTGCCTTTCTTCTCTGTGGACCCCCAGACTG GAGTGGTGCGTACAGCCATCCCCAACATGGACCGGGAGACACAGGAGGAGTTCTTGGTGGTGATCCAGGCCAAGGACATGGGCGGCCACATGGGGGGGCTGTCAGGCAGCACTACGGTGACTGTCACGCTCAGCGATGTCAATGACAACCCCCCCAAGTTCCCACAGA GCCTATACCAGTTCTCCGTGGTGGAGACAGCTGGACCTGGCACGCTGGTGGGCCGGCTCCGGGCCCAGGACCCAGACCTGGGGGACAACGCCCTGATGGCATACAGCATCCTGGATGGGGAGGGGTCTGAGGCCTTCAGCATCAGCACAGACTCCCAGGGTCGAGACGGGCTCCTCACTGTCCGCAAG CCCCTAGACTTCGAGAGCCGGCGCTCCTACTCCTTCCGTGTCGAGGCCACCAACACGCTCATTGACCCAGCCTATCTGCGGCGAGGGCCCTTCAAGGATGTGGCCTCTGTGCGTGTGGCAGTGCAAGATGCCCCAGAGCCACCTGCCTTCACCCAGGCTGCCTACCACCTGACAGTGCCTGAGAACAAGGCCCCGGGGACCCTGGTAGGCCAGATCTCAGCGGCTGACCTGGACTCCCCTGCCAGCCCAATCAG ATACTCCATCCTCCCCCACTCAGATCCGGAGCGTTGCTTCTCTATCCAGCCCGAAGAAGGCACCATCCATACAGCAGCACCCCTGGATCGTGAGGCTCGCGTCTGGCACAACCTCACTGTGCTGGCTACAGAGCTCG GCTGGAGCTGGGGGCCAGAAAGGGGCTGGGTACCTCCTCTGGTTGCTGAGTGGAGTGCACCAGCAGCCCCACCCCAGAGAAGCCCTGTTGGAAGCCCTGTGGGAATCCCCCAAG ACAGTTCTGCACAGGCCTCGCGTGTGCAAGTGGCCATCCAGACCCTGGATGAGAATGACAATGCTCCCCAGCTGGCTGAGCCCTACGATACTTTTGTGTGTGACTCTGCAGCTCCTGGCCAG cTGATTCAGGTCATCCGGGCCCTGGACAGAGATGAAGTTGGCAACAGTAGCCATGTCTCCTTTCGAGGTCCTCTGGGCCCTGATGCCAACTTTACTGTCCGGGACAACCGAG ATGGCTCCGCCAGCCTGCTGCTGCCCTCCCGCCCTGCTCCACCCCGCCATGCCCCCTACTTGGTTCCCATAGAACTGTGGGACTGGGGGCAGCCGGCACTGAGCAGCACTGCCACAGTGACTGTTAGTGTGTGCCGCTGCCAGCCTGACGGCTCTGTGGCATCCTGCTGGCCTGAGGCTCACCTCTCAGCTGCTGGGCTCAGCACCGGCGCCCTGCTTGCCATCATCACCTGTGTGGGTGCCCTGCTTG CCCTGGTGGTGCTCTTCGTGGCCCTGCGGCGGCAGAAGCAAGAAGCACTGATGGTACTGGAGGAGGAGGACGTCCGAGAGAACATCATCACCTACGATGACGAGGGCGGCGGCGAGGAGGACACCGAGGCCTTCGACATCACGGCCTTGCAGAACCCGGACGGGGCGGCCCCCCCGGCGCCCGGCCCTCCCGCGCGCCGAGACGTGCTGCCCCGGGCCCGGGTGTCGCGACAGCCCAGACCCCCCGGCCCCGCCGACGTGGCGCAGCTCCTGGCGCTGCGGCTCCGCGAGGCGGACGAGGACCCCGGCGTGCCCCCGTACGACTCGGTGCAGGTGTACGGCTACGAGGGCCGGGGCTCCTCTTGCGGCTCCCTCAGCTCCCTGGGCTCCGGCAGCGAAGCCGGCGGCGCCCCCGG